In Elaeis guineensis isolate ETL-2024a chromosome 1, EG11, whole genome shotgun sequence, a genomic segment contains:
- the LOC105060279 gene encoding putative B3 domain-containing protein Os06g0632500 isoform X1 codes for MAAERSQGAHEPEFFKVLLQSSFKTLLIPPKFTQHLVNGDRQKATIVSPLGKFWHVNLQREGHKMFFGSGWEDFVKAHGLSVGHFLVFRYQGNMVFTIKIFDKSGCLKEYDSIASTHVTKREVDVDVEILDVAPKDIEPVNWTSSSKKGRSKKSASTNSHGQRDIRKSSGSKRPNSRNRVPYFERIVRRSSFISMRMSVPRVFCLSNGLTTLYEITLIDQKQRQWPVLFLPGSRGGHLGRGWRFFSKANNLKEGDTCIFKLVSKKVMRVRIVRRGILGSSKS; via the exons ATGGCCGCCGAGAGAAGCCAAGGTGCTCACGAGCCAGAGTTTTTCAAAGTGTTGTTGCAGTCGTCCTTCAAAACGTTG TTAATTCCTCCAAAGTTCACCCAGCATCTAGTGAATGGCGATCGTCAGAAGGCCACCATAGTGAGCCCTCTCGGCAAGTTTTGGCATGTCAATCTCCAGCGAGAAGGGCACAAGATGTTTTTTGGTAGCGGCTGGGAGGACTTTGTAAAAGCCCATGGTTTAAGCGTGGGCCATTTCTTGGTGTTTCGCTACCAAGGAAACATGGTATTCACCATCAAGATATTCGATAAGAGTGGATGCCTTAAAGAGTATGATTCCATTGCCTCCACGCATGTGACCAAAAGAGAAGTTGACGTCGATGTTGAAATTCTTGATGTTGCTCCAAAAg ATATTGAACCTGTAAACTGGACATCTTCCAGTAAGAAGGGGAGGTCTAAGAAGTCGGCATCAACAAATTCGCATGGCCAACGAGATATCAGGAAGTCATCAGGAAGCAAGAGGCCTAACAGTCGCAACAGAGTGCCATATTTTGAAAGGATAGTTCGACGTTCTTCTTTTATTTCCATGCGCATG AGTGTTCCTAGGGTGTTTTGTTTGTCGAATGGTCTCACGACTCTGTACGAGATCACCCTCATCGATCAAAAACAGAGACAGTGGCCTGTGCTATTTCTCCCTGGTTCCCGGGGAGGTCACCTTGGGAGGGGGTGGAGGTTTTTCTCCAAGGCAAACAACTTGAAAGAAGGAGACACATGCATCTTcaagcttgtatccaaaaaagtaATGCGAGTCCGAATAGTGAGACGTGGAATCTTAGGAAGTAGTAAGTCGTAG
- the LOC105060279 gene encoding putative B3 domain-containing protein Os06g0632500 isoform X2: MAKKEIDGACRQQFVKVLLPCFFDKLLIPPKFTQHLVNGDRQKATIVSPLGKFWHVNLQREGHKMFFGSGWEDFVKAHGLSVGHFLVFRYQGNMVFTIKIFDKSGCLKEYDSIASTHVTKREVDVDVEILDVAPKDIEPVNWTSSSKKGRSKKSASTNSHGQRDIRKSSGSKRPNSRNRVPYFERIVRRSSFISMRMSVPRVFCLSNGLTTLYEITLIDQKQRQWPVLFLPGSRGGHLGRGWRFFSKANNLKEGDTCIFKLVSKKVMRVRIVRRGILGSSKS; this comes from the exons ATGGCCAAAAAGGAAATCGATGGTGCTTGTAGGCAGCAGTTCGTCAAGGTGTTGTTGCCCTGTTTCTTTGATAAGTTG TTAATTCCTCCAAAGTTCACCCAGCATCTAGTGAATGGCGATCGTCAGAAGGCCACCATAGTGAGCCCTCTCGGCAAGTTTTGGCATGTCAATCTCCAGCGAGAAGGGCACAAGATGTTTTTTGGTAGCGGCTGGGAGGACTTTGTAAAAGCCCATGGTTTAAGCGTGGGCCATTTCTTGGTGTTTCGCTACCAAGGAAACATGGTATTCACCATCAAGATATTCGATAAGAGTGGATGCCTTAAAGAGTATGATTCCATTGCCTCCACGCATGTGACCAAAAGAGAAGTTGACGTCGATGTTGAAATTCTTGATGTTGCTCCAAAAg ATATTGAACCTGTAAACTGGACATCTTCCAGTAAGAAGGGGAGGTCTAAGAAGTCGGCATCAACAAATTCGCATGGCCAACGAGATATCAGGAAGTCATCAGGAAGCAAGAGGCCTAACAGTCGCAACAGAGTGCCATATTTTGAAAGGATAGTTCGACGTTCTTCTTTTATTTCCATGCGCATG AGTGTTCCTAGGGTGTTTTGTTTGTCGAATGGTCTCACGACTCTGTACGAGATCACCCTCATCGATCAAAAACAGAGACAGTGGCCTGTGCTATTTCTCCCTGGTTCCCGGGGAGGTCACCTTGGGAGGGGGTGGAGGTTTTTCTCCAAGGCAAACAACTTGAAAGAAGGAGACACATGCATCTTcaagcttgtatccaaaaaagtaATGCGAGTCCGAATAGTGAGACGTGGAATCTTAGGAAGTAGTAAGTCGTAG